GGCCCGCCGCGCCGCCCGCCTATCCCGCTTCCTATCCCGGCGTCGTCGCGGTGACAGGCGTGGATGCGCGCGGGCGCGTCCTGATCGAGGCCGGACGTGCCAGCCACCTCGACTATGCCGCGCCCGGTGCCGGGTTCGCTGCCCCGGATGCAAAGGGACGCATGGAGGTTGTTCGCGGAACGTCATTCGCCGCGCCGCTGGTCGCCGCGCGCCTTGCCGCGGTGGGACGCGGGCAGGTCGATGGCGAGGCGGTGGCCGGGCGCCGCTATGGCCGGGGTCTCGTCTGCGGACGTTGCGTGCAGCGGCGCTGAAGAAAAGCCTCAGGGTCGGGATTAAACCCCGACGCGGCGCCGTTCTCCTTTCAGATCTGAGAGGAGATACGACATGCGTTCCATCCTGTTCACGACCGCTGCGCTGGTGCTGACGATTGCGGCCACGCCTGCTTCTGCGCAGTTGCTCGGCGGCGGCGGCGGCGGTCTTGGCGGGAGCGTTGGCGGTTCGCTCGGCGGCACGCTCCGCTCGCCGGGTACGATGACCGAAAGCACCCTTCGCCGCACCGGCAGCACCGACGTTCGCACCGATCGCCAGGTCGACCGCCGCAGCGGCCGGGTCCGCGCCAATGGCAACGCCTCACGTGAGGGCGGCATGCTCCTCAACGGCCGCTCGCCGATTGGCGGGGGCAGCGTCGACGCGCGCGGGTCCGGCAGCGCCGCGGGCGGCGTCGATGCCGACCTGATCGGCACCGACGCCGTTCGCTCGGCCGCGGCAGGCACTGCCCGCGAAGCACGCGGCCTTGCGGCTCGCGGGCGGGACACGGTGGCCGGCGCTCGAAAAGCGGTGGGCGAGCCGACCGGCAATGCTGCAAGCGACGCTATGGTATCCACCACGGGCAGCGCTGGCGCTGGCAACGGCACTTTGGCGCTTGCGGGCAGTGCGGCGGCAGCGGGCGCGGGCAGCTTCGACGTGCAGCCGGGCATGACCGTCGTTGACACCAAGGGGCGCGTGCTCGGCACCGTACGCGATCTGCGTAGCGAAGCTGACGGCCGCGTCCGTGAGGTTCTGGTCAGGGTAGGAGATCGCGTCGCGACGCTGCCGGCAGCGAACTTCTCCGGCGAAGGCAGCGTCCTCGTCTCGGCCATGAAGCGCGGCGACGTGAAGCGCGAGGCGACCGACTGATCGACATTCGGATCGGCTGGCACAGCCCGGTCGGTCCGGACGTCGCCCCATGCTCATGTGAATCGCCAGCGTTCAATTGCCGCCATAACAGTCACATCGCTGATCCGTTAACTACCGGCGCTTGTCTAAGAGCGAGCCAGATCCGCCGCCGCGGGGCTCGCGATCATCATTGATGGCAGTTTGATAAAGCGACGATCGGACTGAGCGCTAAGCCGCTGTAAGCCACGCTCTTTGCCGCTGCCAACTCGGCTCGATGATCCGGTCCAGCGTCAGCGCCTTTGCGTCCAGATCGAGCGGCTGACGTCCGGCGAAGATCGCCTCGACAAGCTGCGGCGATAAGAACGCGAGCCGCACCACCCGCGTCATCCGTGGTAAGTGCCCCCTTCTCGCGCCGCGAGTGTGGTATTGTCAAACTTACCCGCGCGCAGCTCGGTCCACCAGTGGCGCGCCTGGATAAGGGGGCTGGTCAGCGAGGCACTCGGCGGCTGCGTGGGCTGCTGACCGCCCTGGATGAGCCGCACTGCCCTGCCCCGCCGCGCCACCTCAGCATCGATGACGTGGGTGATCGTATCCACCGCATCGGGATGTCGGCCGACGTTGAGCAGGGTCGCTAGACCTTGGCTGTCGAGGGTGATGACGATCTCCCCCGTTCGCTGCGCCGGGCGCACCAGCGGAGGAGCGATGCACGACGGAAGCAGGTGAAACGGCACTGCAACTAGGGGGCGGAAAAAGGAATGGCATTTCGAACCCACCATAAGGCGCTGCAGTTCAGATGCACGGATCGGTCAAGCTGATCGGTGCGGTCAGATCTGATGATCCTTCGGATCGAAGCCAATGATTCTACATTGTAAAACGGAACGGATACGTCTTCAGTGAGGGAGACGTTATGCTTGTTGAAGATCCGCCATTGTCCCACACCCGGGTCGCAGAACGATCTGCGGTCGAGGCCGCAACTTTCCTGGCCGAAGTGGCGGAGGCCGGGATGCCTGTCGTGCTGCGCGGGCAGGTGCGTGATTGGCCGGCGATTGCGGCCGGCATGGAAGGCGACCGATCCATGGCAAGCTACCTTGCCGGCTTTGGTACGGGCCAGCCTCTCGATGTAATGATCGCGGCGCCCCAAGAAGAGGGTCGATTTTTCTACAATGATGATTTGACCGGCTTCAACTTCCATCGTCAGCCGGTTGCGCTGCACCAGCTATTGCACGAGCTAGTCCGATTTTCGGAAGAAAACGTAGCGGCACCCCATGCGCTTTACGCTGGGTCTGCAGCCGCGCCGGCACACTTGCCTGGATGGCAGAGTGAAAACCCCCTCAATCTGCCGACGAGTGGGGCGCCAGCGCGGCTATGGATTGGCAACGCGACGAGGATCGCAACGCACTACGACGAGTCGGATAATCTGGCCTGCGCGGTCTATGGCCGCCGCCGATTTACCCTGTTCCCGCCTGATCAAATCGGCAATCTCTATGTCGGCCCGCTTGATCAAACGATCGCCGGTCCGCCCTCTAGCCTAGTCGATCCGGATGCTCCCGATCTTGCTCGCTTTCCCCGTTTCGCTGAGGCTGCCCGGCACGCACAAATCGCCGATCTTGAGCCGGGTGATGCACTTTTCATTCCTGCGCTCTGGTGGCACCACGTCCGCGCCTTCGATCGGTTGAACGTCTTGGTGAACTATTGGTGGGGACAACCCGACGCAGGTTCGCCGTTTCCCGCGCTTATACATGCGATGATGAGTGTTCGAGACCTCCCCCCGGCAGCTAAAGCCGCGTGGCGCGTTTGGTTCGACCACTACGTCTTTGCCGACGATGCAGCGGCGGTCGCAGCGCATTTGCCGGCGAGCGCGCACGGGGTTTTGGCGTCCGCCAACCCTGCACGAACCGAGCGGATTCGAGGCTTCCTTCTACGCATGCTGGGCAATGCAGCGCCGCGCTAAGTTCCGTGAGTGGATAGAATTTTAGGCTGAGCTCGATTGTAAGGAACGCCGTTGACGGAACCTTTGTCACTAGCGCGCCATGGCCTGAGTACGGTGATTATCCTGCTCTTGGCGCTGCTTATTCAGTTCGTCGAGATAGCCCGCAAGCCCGAACCTATGGCATCAGGCATTCCGTGCCCTTTTCCGGAGCGGCTCAGGCACGTTAGGTGCCTGCTTGTTAAAGCAAAACCTCAGGGCCATAGCCCTGCCGTATGGAAAGTCGCGTACCCGCTTCCCCGAGGTTGACTCGTGTTCAAAAAAATTGGCTGGCAGTGAGTGAGCGACGGTTGCTCACTTGGCTTTGCGGCATGATGCCGGCCTCAATCACACCTGATCGATTGACCGCTATCGGCATGGTTGGCGCCGCTCTGGTTTTTGTCGGCTATCTGGGCAGCAATCTAGCGACTTGGTGGCTCTGGATCGCGTTGCTCGGCTATGTCGTTCAATGGTTTGGCGACTCCCTCGATGGAAGCTTAGCTCGTTTCCGCGGCATCGAGCGACCGTCCTACGGCTATTTTCTTGATCATAGTTGTGACGGCGCCGCCAACTTACTAATCGTAGCTGGGATTGGTCTTTCGCCATTCGTAGACATGACGGTCGCTATGATCGCCTACAGGCGGATCAACCGCCTTCTGCGACAAAGCCGCTCGTGGATACAAAAGCGCTGGAAAAAAGGATGGCTAAACGTGAGCGAAACGTACAACCTCCATTTCGGACAGACTGCCGGGTTTCACTCCCTTTTCTTCTCGGCTGTTCTGACCTGGCCAGGTTGCCCCCAACCGCGAGGCCGAGTGGATGAAGAGGCGAGGCGCAATCTCGACACCCCCGGGGAGCGCTTCGCCTCTTCTCTTCAATCATAGGTTGCTCAGTCTGATGGGCTCAGCTCGAGCTCAGCCTTGGCGATTGTACCATTCGCAGACCGGCGCTCGTTAACGCTGCTTACCCAGCCTTTCGGAGGTATTTGCGCCGAAACCGCTCAAAGCGCGTTTCGCGACGATGCCCACGTATCAATTTTGCATATTTGAAGCCGGCGAGCGCAGGAGCACGAGCACGGTCACGCTTCCAAGCGTGGCCGCTGCGGAGTCCATGGTGCAGCGCTATGCAGGCGATCTGCTGCGTTTTCAGGAGCCGTCTATTTTCAATAGAGACCTAGAGGTTCGTGTTTAGACCGAAACAGGTCTGACGCTGTTCCAGATCCTGATCGTCGGCATGCCCTCCGCGGCGACCGTCAGATTGATCAAGCGCTGATTTCCGCAATCGCAGCCAGCGTGCAAAGCAATTCTCGATTCTCGATGTAATTTGCCGAGCATTTGACCAGCAATGCGGAGTGCTAAAAAGCTACGTACCGGACGCGTGACAAGGCGACCGCATCCACCTTCACGAAGAAGGCGCCCAAACGCCGCGGCTTCGTGCGCGATACTGTGAACGTACTGTACCTGCCCCGATCGCACGTTCGTCAACGCTATTTTCACCAGCTCTGCCGCATTGTCTTACGGTGGTCAGTGCAGCGGACTTGCTCGGCTAGTCTCCCAGTCGGCCGGCGTGTGCTTGCTGATAAGCAGACCCGCAGCGCGCAAGCTGGCTCTCGCCGCAACCGGTGCAGTGGCTTGGCAGCATTTAAAGAGGTAAACGTCCTCCCACAATCAGGCGTGCGCACGGTTGTTGCCGATCCCGCTAGCCGATGAACATTACGCTAAGACCGCTGCTCGACCTTCAGAACTCGTCTATTGGCTCGGCACCAAAGCTAATGCACGGTTCCGGCTTTACGTCGCGTGCTGAGCTGCGCCAGCCTCAAGCCTACAAAGGTCCGATGAATAACTATTGCGTCGCACGCTGACTGCTTGGCCT
This is a stretch of genomic DNA from Sphingomonas sp. Y38-1Y. It encodes these proteins:
- a CDS encoding PRC-barrel domain-containing protein produces the protein MRSILFTTAALVLTIAATPASAQLLGGGGGGLGGSVGGSLGGTLRSPGTMTESTLRRTGSTDVRTDRQVDRRSGRVRANGNASREGGMLLNGRSPIGGGSVDARGSGSAAGGVDADLIGTDAVRSAAAGTAREARGLAARGRDTVAGARKAVGEPTGNAASDAMVSTTGSAGAGNGTLALAGSAAAAGAGSFDVQPGMTVVDTKGRVLGTVRDLRSEADGRVREVLVRVGDRVATLPAANFSGEGSVLVSAMKRGDVKREATD
- a CDS encoding cupin-like domain-containing protein yields the protein MLVEDPPLSHTRVAERSAVEAATFLAEVAEAGMPVVLRGQVRDWPAIAAGMEGDRSMASYLAGFGTGQPLDVMIAAPQEEGRFFYNDDLTGFNFHRQPVALHQLLHELVRFSEENVAAPHALYAGSAAAPAHLPGWQSENPLNLPTSGAPARLWIGNATRIATHYDESDNLACAVYGRRRFTLFPPDQIGNLYVGPLDQTIAGPPSSLVDPDAPDLARFPRFAEAARHAQIADLEPGDALFIPALWWHHVRAFDRLNVLVNYWWGQPDAGSPFPALIHAMMSVRDLPPAAKAAWRVWFDHYVFADDAAAVAAHLPASAHGVLASANPARTERIRGFLLRMLGNAAPR